Proteins encoded together in one Panthera uncia isolate 11264 chromosome A2, Puncia_PCG_1.0, whole genome shotgun sequence window:
- the CCDC66 gene encoding coiled-coil domain-containing protein 66 isoform X1, with the protein MNLGDGLKLETELLDGKTKLILSPYECKSKYSVKMGNKTKIAKCPLRTKQTGYILKSTQNTCIKSGKLLQKKRMGSETSQAKGEKNSMTFSPTKDLCKQYVDKDCLYVQKEISPATPNIQKTRNTINTSIVSEEKLCQKHITAANMKSSLVCLTQDQLQQILMTVNQGNGSISLIENGKEETCRGSLHLNNISNQPNDENVMGVLQKTEALSSVLDESKSVLNKNQETSKQYEQKIVIENAWKPADIFSTLGERERDRSLLEAKKAQWRKELDEQVALKKKEKEASEKWNNPWKKFESDKRIWEKFQILDQSKTCASSSSILSQSPCQVTVVQADGHPLIRVGQILEEAVPLEHSFNAVKQEQQRKWIEDLNKQTEDDRQRKTEEKITSSKGEEHDRWTMHFCSLKNYPASQSQLSSRSTYNQPEYFCVSPETQELADINSVYTPMSGSHVEPSEEEHIAKPLRDTTMANSQKTNFLRSMTALLDPAQIEERDRRRQKQLEHQKAITAQVEEKRRKKQLEEQQRKKEEQEEECRLAREREEMQKQYEEDILKQKQKEEIMALKTNELFQTMQRAQELAQRLKQEQRIRELAQKGHDTSGLIKNLGGHGLDDVSDKMNICINSTTSPKKDTAVQTDDLNTGMFTNAESCCGSVIEREIINCSSPEIPAEFSEQLHTKKDKQELTNQDKGANLEKENSWYNDQWNEFTRTEKTKPVKKCPKRPDWNINKPLKRYIPASEKYPKQLQKQREEKKVRRQMELLNLVERNSPGHLSQNRGPSPVLPSSQETEPRFRWHLIKKEEDPLKINSFSKERSPSPPPVPVVKNRTQQTQTLNSNYERENLILEGSQTETSPGVSEPSHFIPYVRTNEIYYLDPDAPLSRPLTQDLQYQNPHDCDQEQGQLLDFGVRDPLLNPNLLKNRDRQQAILKGLSELRQGLLQKQRELETNLMPLAANQEENFNSSF; encoded by the exons ATGGGAAATAAGACCAAGATTGCAAAATGTCcattaagaacaaaacaaactggATACATtctaaaatcaacacaaaataCTTGTATCAAGAGTGGAAAACTTTTGCAAAAGAAGAGAATGGGTTCAGAAACTTCACAggcaaaaggtgaaaaaaatagtATGACTTTTTCACCCACTAAGGATTTATGCAAGCAGTATGTAGATAAAGACTGTCTTTATGTCCAGAAAGAGATTTCACCTGCCACCCCCAATATACAGAAGACTAGAAACACCATAAATACATCTATAGTATCTGAAGAGAAGCTTTGCCAAAAACACATCACAGCTGCAAATATGAAGAGCAGTTTGGTGTGTCTAACACAAGACCAACTACAACAGATTTTGATGACTGTGAACCAAGGGAATGGATCTATTTCCCTGATTGAAAATGGAAAGGAGGAAACAT GTCGTGGCAGTctacatttaaacaatatttctaATCAGCCAAATGACGAAAACGTTATGGGAGTACTCCAAAAAACTGAGGCTCTTTCATCTGTCCTAGATGAAAgtaaatctgttttaaataaaaatcaagagacATCTAAGCAGTATGAACAGAAAATTGTCAT AGAGAATGCATGGAAACCAGCTGACATATTCAGTACCCTGGGGGAAAGAGAACGTGATAGAAGTTTGTTGGAAGCAAAAAAAGCCCAGTGGAGGAAAGAGCTTG ATGAACAGGTtgctttaaagaagaaagaaaaagaagcttcTGAAAAATGGAACAATCCTTGGAAAAAATTTGAAAGTGATAAAAGAATATgggaaaaatttcaaattcttgaCCAGTCTAAG acTTGTGCTAGCTCTTCTAGCATTCTGTCACAGTCTCCTTGTCAGGTAACAGTGGTCCAGGCTGATGGGCACCCACTAATTAGAGTTGGTCAAATTTTAGAG GAAGCAGTACCACTGGAGCACTCTTTCAATGCTGTGAAACAAGAACAGCAGAGAAAATGGATCGAAGAtttgaacaaacaaacagaggaTGATCggcaaagaaaaacagaggaaaaaattacATCTTCAAAG GGTGAGGAACATGACAGATGGACAATGCATTTTTGTTCATTAAAGAACTATCCTGCTTCTCAGTCTCAACTCTCCTCTCGGTCAACATACAACCAACCAGAGTACTTCTGTGTCTCTCCGGAGACTCAGGAACTGGCTGATATCAACAGTGTTTATACACCTATGAGTGGAAGCCACGTTGAACCTTCAGAGGAGGAACATATAGCAAAACCCCTTAGAGATACAACTATGGCAAACAGTCAGAAAACGAA TTTTCTCCGTTCTATGACTGCTCTCTTGGACCCAGCTCAGATTGAAGAACGTGACAGGCGACGACAAAAACAGTTAGAACATCAG AAAGCTATCACTGCTCAGGTAGAGGAGAAACGCAGGAAGAAACAGCtggaagaacagcaaagaaagaaggaagaacaagaagaggaGTGTCGCTTAGCACGGGAGCGAGAAGAAATGCAGAAGCAGTATGAAGAAGACATacttaagcaaaaacaaaaggaa GAAATCATGGCTCTCAAGACAAATGAGCTATTCCAGACAATGCAAAGAGCACAAGAGCTAGCACAGAGACTGAAACAGGAACAGAGAATCCGAGAATTGGCTCAAAAGGGACATGACACTTCTGGATTGATTAAAAATCTTGGCG GACATGGCTTGGATGATGTCAGtgataaaatgaatatatgtatcaACTCTACAACCTCTCCCAAAAAGGACACTGCTGTGCAAACAG atgacTTAAATACAGGAATGTTCACCAATGCAGAATCATGCTGTGGATCAGTAATAGAGAGGGAAATTATAAATTGTTCATCCCCTGAGATTCCTGCAGAATTTAGTGAACAACTTCACACTAAGAAAGACAAACAGGAACTAACAAATCAGGATAAAGGAGccaacttagaaaaagaaaacagttggtATAATGATCAGTGGAATGAATTCACaaggacagagaaaacaaaaccagtgaagaaatgtccTAAAAGGCCCGACTGGAATATAAATAAGCCACTCAAAAGGTATATTCCAGCATCAGAAAAGTACCCTAAACAGCttcaaaagcagagagaagaaaaaaaagtaagaaggcAGATGGAACTGCTTAATTTGGTAGAAAGAAACAGTCCTGGacacctctctcaaaatagaggGCCTTCACCAGTTCTTCCTTCATCTCAAGAAACTGAGCCAAGGTTCAGGTGGCATCTAATCAAAAAG GAAGAAGATCCTCTGAAAATTAATTCTTTCAGCAAGGAAAG gtctccatcaccaccaccagtTCCAGTGGTGAAAAACAGAACACAACAGACTCAGACACTAAACAGTAATTatgaaagagagaatctgatCTTAGAAGGCAGTCAAACAGAAACATCACCTGGGGTTTCTGAACCATCCCATTTTATCCCCTATGTCCGAACCAATGAGATCTATTACCTTGATCCAGATGCACCACTGTCTAGGCCTTTAACCCAGGATCTTCAGTACCAAAATCCACATG ACTGTGACCAAGAACAAGGACAGCTACTTGACTTTGGTGTCAGGGACCCACTTCTTAATCCTAACTTGTTGAAAAACAGGGATCGACAACAAGCAATCCTTAAGGGACTATCAGAACTGAGACAG GGCCTTCTCCAGAAGCAAAGGGAGTTGGAAACTAATCTCATGCCTTTAGCTGCAAATCAAGAAGAGAATTTTAATTCTTcgttttaa
- the CCDC66 gene encoding coiled-coil domain-containing protein 66 isoform X2: MNLGDGLKLETELLDGKTKLILSPYECKSKYSVKMGNKTKIAKCPLRTKQTGYILKSTQNTCIKSGKLLQKKRMGSETSQAKGEKNSMTFSPTKDLCKQYVDKDCLYVQKEISPATPNIQKTRNTINTSIVSEEKLCQKHITAANMKSSLVCLTQDQLQQILMTVNQGNGSISLIENGKEETCRGSLHLNNISNQPNDENVMGVLQKTEALSSVLDESKSVLNKNQETSKQYEQKIVIENAWKPADIFSTLGERERDRSLLEAKKAQWRKELDEQVALKKKEKEASEKWNNPWKKFESDKRIWEKFQILDQSKTCASSSSILSQSPCQVTVVQADGHPLIRVGQILEEAVPLEHSFNAVKQEQQRKWIEDLNKQTEDDRQRKTEEKITSSKSQLSSRSTYNQPEYFCVSPETQELADINSVYTPMSGSHVEPSEEEHIAKPLRDTTMANSQKTNFLRSMTALLDPAQIEERDRRRQKQLEHQKAITAQVEEKRRKKQLEEQQRKKEEQEEECRLAREREEMQKQYEEDILKQKQKEEIMALKTNELFQTMQRAQELAQRLKQEQRIRELAQKGHDTSGLIKNLGGHGLDDVSDKMNICINSTTSPKKDTAVQTDDLNTGMFTNAESCCGSVIEREIINCSSPEIPAEFSEQLHTKKDKQELTNQDKGANLEKENSWYNDQWNEFTRTEKTKPVKKCPKRPDWNINKPLKRYIPASEKYPKQLQKQREEKKVRRQMELLNLVERNSPGHLSQNRGPSPVLPSSQETEPRFRWHLIKKEEDPLKINSFSKERSPSPPPVPVVKNRTQQTQTLNSNYERENLILEGSQTETSPGVSEPSHFIPYVRTNEIYYLDPDAPLSRPLTQDLQYQNPHDCDQEQGQLLDFGVRDPLLNPNLLKNRDRQQAILKGLSELRQGLLQKQRELETNLMPLAANQEENFNSSF, encoded by the exons ATGGGAAATAAGACCAAGATTGCAAAATGTCcattaagaacaaaacaaactggATACATtctaaaatcaacacaaaataCTTGTATCAAGAGTGGAAAACTTTTGCAAAAGAAGAGAATGGGTTCAGAAACTTCACAggcaaaaggtgaaaaaaatagtATGACTTTTTCACCCACTAAGGATTTATGCAAGCAGTATGTAGATAAAGACTGTCTTTATGTCCAGAAAGAGATTTCACCTGCCACCCCCAATATACAGAAGACTAGAAACACCATAAATACATCTATAGTATCTGAAGAGAAGCTTTGCCAAAAACACATCACAGCTGCAAATATGAAGAGCAGTTTGGTGTGTCTAACACAAGACCAACTACAACAGATTTTGATGACTGTGAACCAAGGGAATGGATCTATTTCCCTGATTGAAAATGGAAAGGAGGAAACAT GTCGTGGCAGTctacatttaaacaatatttctaATCAGCCAAATGACGAAAACGTTATGGGAGTACTCCAAAAAACTGAGGCTCTTTCATCTGTCCTAGATGAAAgtaaatctgttttaaataaaaatcaagagacATCTAAGCAGTATGAACAGAAAATTGTCAT AGAGAATGCATGGAAACCAGCTGACATATTCAGTACCCTGGGGGAAAGAGAACGTGATAGAAGTTTGTTGGAAGCAAAAAAAGCCCAGTGGAGGAAAGAGCTTG ATGAACAGGTtgctttaaagaagaaagaaaaagaagcttcTGAAAAATGGAACAATCCTTGGAAAAAATTTGAAAGTGATAAAAGAATATgggaaaaatttcaaattcttgaCCAGTCTAAG acTTGTGCTAGCTCTTCTAGCATTCTGTCACAGTCTCCTTGTCAGGTAACAGTGGTCCAGGCTGATGGGCACCCACTAATTAGAGTTGGTCAAATTTTAGAG GAAGCAGTACCACTGGAGCACTCTTTCAATGCTGTGAAACAAGAACAGCAGAGAAAATGGATCGAAGAtttgaacaaacaaacagaggaTGATCggcaaagaaaaacagaggaaaaaattacATCTTCAAAG TCTCAACTCTCCTCTCGGTCAACATACAACCAACCAGAGTACTTCTGTGTCTCTCCGGAGACTCAGGAACTGGCTGATATCAACAGTGTTTATACACCTATGAGTGGAAGCCACGTTGAACCTTCAGAGGAGGAACATATAGCAAAACCCCTTAGAGATACAACTATGGCAAACAGTCAGAAAACGAA TTTTCTCCGTTCTATGACTGCTCTCTTGGACCCAGCTCAGATTGAAGAACGTGACAGGCGACGACAAAAACAGTTAGAACATCAG AAAGCTATCACTGCTCAGGTAGAGGAGAAACGCAGGAAGAAACAGCtggaagaacagcaaagaaagaaggaagaacaagaagaggaGTGTCGCTTAGCACGGGAGCGAGAAGAAATGCAGAAGCAGTATGAAGAAGACATacttaagcaaaaacaaaaggaa GAAATCATGGCTCTCAAGACAAATGAGCTATTCCAGACAATGCAAAGAGCACAAGAGCTAGCACAGAGACTGAAACAGGAACAGAGAATCCGAGAATTGGCTCAAAAGGGACATGACACTTCTGGATTGATTAAAAATCTTGGCG GACATGGCTTGGATGATGTCAGtgataaaatgaatatatgtatcaACTCTACAACCTCTCCCAAAAAGGACACTGCTGTGCAAACAG atgacTTAAATACAGGAATGTTCACCAATGCAGAATCATGCTGTGGATCAGTAATAGAGAGGGAAATTATAAATTGTTCATCCCCTGAGATTCCTGCAGAATTTAGTGAACAACTTCACACTAAGAAAGACAAACAGGAACTAACAAATCAGGATAAAGGAGccaacttagaaaaagaaaacagttggtATAATGATCAGTGGAATGAATTCACaaggacagagaaaacaaaaccagtgaagaaatgtccTAAAAGGCCCGACTGGAATATAAATAAGCCACTCAAAAGGTATATTCCAGCATCAGAAAAGTACCCTAAACAGCttcaaaagcagagagaagaaaaaaaagtaagaaggcAGATGGAACTGCTTAATTTGGTAGAAAGAAACAGTCCTGGacacctctctcaaaatagaggGCCTTCACCAGTTCTTCCTTCATCTCAAGAAACTGAGCCAAGGTTCAGGTGGCATCTAATCAAAAAG GAAGAAGATCCTCTGAAAATTAATTCTTTCAGCAAGGAAAG gtctccatcaccaccaccagtTCCAGTGGTGAAAAACAGAACACAACAGACTCAGACACTAAACAGTAATTatgaaagagagaatctgatCTTAGAAGGCAGTCAAACAGAAACATCACCTGGGGTTTCTGAACCATCCCATTTTATCCCCTATGTCCGAACCAATGAGATCTATTACCTTGATCCAGATGCACCACTGTCTAGGCCTTTAACCCAGGATCTTCAGTACCAAAATCCACATG ACTGTGACCAAGAACAAGGACAGCTACTTGACTTTGGTGTCAGGGACCCACTTCTTAATCCTAACTTGTTGAAAAACAGGGATCGACAACAAGCAATCCTTAAGGGACTATCAGAACTGAGACAG GGCCTTCTCCAGAAGCAAAGGGAGTTGGAAACTAATCTCATGCCTTTAGCTGCAAATCAAGAAGAGAATTTTAATTCTTcgttttaa
- the CCDC66 gene encoding coiled-coil domain-containing protein 66 isoform X6 — MNLGDGLKLETELLDGKTKLILSPYECKSKYSVKMGNKTKIAKCPLRTKQTGYILKSTQNTCIKSGKLLQKKRMGSETSQAKGEKNSMTFSPTKDLCKQYVDKDCLYVQKEISPATPNIQKTRNTINTSIVSEEKLCQKHITAANMKSSLVCLTQDQLQQILMTVNQGNGSISLIENGKEETCRGSLHLNNISNQPNDENVMGVLQKTEALSSVLDESKSVLNKNQETSKQYEQKIVIENAWKPADIFSTLGERERDRSLLEAKKAQWRKELDEQVALKKKEKEASEKWNNPWKKFESDKRIWEKFQILDQSKEAVPLEHSFNAVKQEQQRKWIEDLNKQTEDDRQRKTEEKITSSKGEEHDRWTMHFCSLKNYPASQSQLSSRSTYNQPEYFCVSPETQELADINSVYTPMSGSHVEPSEEEHIAKPLRDTTMANSQKTNFLRSMTALLDPAQIEERDRRRQKQLEHQKAITAQVEEKRRKKQLEEQQRKKEEQEEECRLAREREEMQKQYEEDILKQKQKEEIMALKTNELFQTMQRAQELAQRLKQEQRIRELAQKGHDTSGLIKNLGGKRFTSILLMGCLGVSLIQVEYNESTNNISNLGHGLDDVSDKMNICINSTTSPKKDTAVQTDDLNTGMFTNAESCCGSVIEREIINCSSPEIPAEFSEQLHTKKDKQELTNQDKGANLEKENSWYNDQWNEFTRTEKTKPVKKCPKRPDWNINKPLKRYIPASEKYPKQLQKQREEKKVRRQMELLNLVERNSPGHLSQNRGPSPVLPSSQETEPRFRWHLIKKEEDPLKINSFSKERSPSPPPVPVVKNRTQQTQTLNSNYERENLILEGSQTETSPGVSEPSHFIPYVRTNEIYYLDPDAPLSRPLTQDLQYQNPHDCDQEQGQLLDFGVRDPLLNPNLLKNRDRQQAILKGLSELRQGLLQKQRELETNLMPLAANQEENFNSSF; from the exons ATGGGAAATAAGACCAAGATTGCAAAATGTCcattaagaacaaaacaaactggATACATtctaaaatcaacacaaaataCTTGTATCAAGAGTGGAAAACTTTTGCAAAAGAAGAGAATGGGTTCAGAAACTTCACAggcaaaaggtgaaaaaaatagtATGACTTTTTCACCCACTAAGGATTTATGCAAGCAGTATGTAGATAAAGACTGTCTTTATGTCCAGAAAGAGATTTCACCTGCCACCCCCAATATACAGAAGACTAGAAACACCATAAATACATCTATAGTATCTGAAGAGAAGCTTTGCCAAAAACACATCACAGCTGCAAATATGAAGAGCAGTTTGGTGTGTCTAACACAAGACCAACTACAACAGATTTTGATGACTGTGAACCAAGGGAATGGATCTATTTCCCTGATTGAAAATGGAAAGGAGGAAACAT GTCGTGGCAGTctacatttaaacaatatttctaATCAGCCAAATGACGAAAACGTTATGGGAGTACTCCAAAAAACTGAGGCTCTTTCATCTGTCCTAGATGAAAgtaaatctgttttaaataaaaatcaagagacATCTAAGCAGTATGAACAGAAAATTGTCAT AGAGAATGCATGGAAACCAGCTGACATATTCAGTACCCTGGGGGAAAGAGAACGTGATAGAAGTTTGTTGGAAGCAAAAAAAGCCCAGTGGAGGAAAGAGCTTG ATGAACAGGTtgctttaaagaagaaagaaaaagaagcttcTGAAAAATGGAACAATCCTTGGAAAAAATTTGAAAGTGATAAAAGAATATgggaaaaatttcaaattcttgaCCAGTCTAAG GAAGCAGTACCACTGGAGCACTCTTTCAATGCTGTGAAACAAGAACAGCAGAGAAAATGGATCGAAGAtttgaacaaacaaacagaggaTGATCggcaaagaaaaacagaggaaaaaattacATCTTCAAAG GGTGAGGAACATGACAGATGGACAATGCATTTTTGTTCATTAAAGAACTATCCTGCTTCTCAGTCTCAACTCTCCTCTCGGTCAACATACAACCAACCAGAGTACTTCTGTGTCTCTCCGGAGACTCAGGAACTGGCTGATATCAACAGTGTTTATACACCTATGAGTGGAAGCCACGTTGAACCTTCAGAGGAGGAACATATAGCAAAACCCCTTAGAGATACAACTATGGCAAACAGTCAGAAAACGAA TTTTCTCCGTTCTATGACTGCTCTCTTGGACCCAGCTCAGATTGAAGAACGTGACAGGCGACGACAAAAACAGTTAGAACATCAG AAAGCTATCACTGCTCAGGTAGAGGAGAAACGCAGGAAGAAACAGCtggaagaacagcaaagaaagaaggaagaacaagaagaggaGTGTCGCTTAGCACGGGAGCGAGAAGAAATGCAGAAGCAGTATGAAGAAGACATacttaagcaaaaacaaaaggaa GAAATCATGGCTCTCAAGACAAATGAGCTATTCCAGACAATGCAAAGAGCACAAGAGCTAGCACAGAGACTGAAACAGGAACAGAGAATCCGAGAATTGGCTCAAAAGGGACATGACACTTCTGGATTGATTAAAAATCTTGGCGGTAAGCGCTTCACTAGTATTTtacttatggggtgcctgggtgtctca TTAATACAAGTGGAATATAATGAATCTACTAACAACATTTCAAATTTAGGACATGGCTTGGATGATGTCAGtgataaaatgaatatatgtatcaACTCTACAACCTCTCCCAAAAAGGACACTGCTGTGCAAACAG atgacTTAAATACAGGAATGTTCACCAATGCAGAATCATGCTGTGGATCAGTAATAGAGAGGGAAATTATAAATTGTTCATCCCCTGAGATTCCTGCAGAATTTAGTGAACAACTTCACACTAAGAAAGACAAACAGGAACTAACAAATCAGGATAAAGGAGccaacttagaaaaagaaaacagttggtATAATGATCAGTGGAATGAATTCACaaggacagagaaaacaaaaccagtgaagaaatgtccTAAAAGGCCCGACTGGAATATAAATAAGCCACTCAAAAGGTATATTCCAGCATCAGAAAAGTACCCTAAACAGCttcaaaagcagagagaagaaaaaaaagtaagaaggcAGATGGAACTGCTTAATTTGGTAGAAAGAAACAGTCCTGGacacctctctcaaaatagaggGCCTTCACCAGTTCTTCCTTCATCTCAAGAAACTGAGCCAAGGTTCAGGTGGCATCTAATCAAAAAG GAAGAAGATCCTCTGAAAATTAATTCTTTCAGCAAGGAAAG gtctccatcaccaccaccagtTCCAGTGGTGAAAAACAGAACACAACAGACTCAGACACTAAACAGTAATTatgaaagagagaatctgatCTTAGAAGGCAGTCAAACAGAAACATCACCTGGGGTTTCTGAACCATCCCATTTTATCCCCTATGTCCGAACCAATGAGATCTATTACCTTGATCCAGATGCACCACTGTCTAGGCCTTTAACCCAGGATCTTCAGTACCAAAATCCACATG ACTGTGACCAAGAACAAGGACAGCTACTTGACTTTGGTGTCAGGGACCCACTTCTTAATCCTAACTTGTTGAAAAACAGGGATCGACAACAAGCAATCCTTAAGGGACTATCAGAACTGAGACAG GGCCTTCTCCAGAAGCAAAGGGAGTTGGAAACTAATCTCATGCCTTTAGCTGCAAATCAAGAAGAGAATTTTAATTCTTcgttttaa
- the CCDC66 gene encoding coiled-coil domain-containing protein 66 isoform X4, whose amino-acid sequence MNLGDGLKLETELLDGKTKLILSPYECKSKYSVKMGNKTKIAKCPLRTKQTGYILKSTQNTCIKSGKLLQKKRMGSETSQAKGRGSLHLNNISNQPNDENVMGVLQKTEALSSVLDESKSVLNKNQETSKQYEQKIVIENAWKPADIFSTLGERERDRSLLEAKKAQWRKELDEQVALKKKEKEASEKWNNPWKKFESDKRIWEKFQILDQSKTCASSSSILSQSPCQVTVVQADGHPLIRVGQILEEAVPLEHSFNAVKQEQQRKWIEDLNKQTEDDRQRKTEEKITSSKGEEHDRWTMHFCSLKNYPASQSQLSSRSTYNQPEYFCVSPETQELADINSVYTPMSGSHVEPSEEEHIAKPLRDTTMANSQKTNFLRSMTALLDPAQIEERDRRRQKQLEHQKAITAQVEEKRRKKQLEEQQRKKEEQEEECRLAREREEMQKQYEEDILKQKQKEEIMALKTNELFQTMQRAQELAQRLKQEQRIRELAQKGHDTSGLIKNLGGHGLDDVSDKMNICINSTTSPKKDTAVQTDDLNTGMFTNAESCCGSVIEREIINCSSPEIPAEFSEQLHTKKDKQELTNQDKGANLEKENSWYNDQWNEFTRTEKTKPVKKCPKRPDWNINKPLKRYIPASEKYPKQLQKQREEKKVRRQMELLNLVERNSPGHLSQNRGPSPVLPSSQETEPRFRWHLIKKEEDPLKINSFSKERSPSPPPVPVVKNRTQQTQTLNSNYERENLILEGSQTETSPGVSEPSHFIPYVRTNEIYYLDPDAPLSRPLTQDLQYQNPHDCDQEQGQLLDFGVRDPLLNPNLLKNRDRQQAILKGLSELRQGLLQKQRELETNLMPLAANQEENFNSSF is encoded by the exons ATGGGAAATAAGACCAAGATTGCAAAATGTCcattaagaacaaaacaaactggATACATtctaaaatcaacacaaaataCTTGTATCAAGAGTGGAAAACTTTTGCAAAAGAAGAGAATGGGTTCAGAAACTTCACAggcaaaag GTCGTGGCAGTctacatttaaacaatatttctaATCAGCCAAATGACGAAAACGTTATGGGAGTACTCCAAAAAACTGAGGCTCTTTCATCTGTCCTAGATGAAAgtaaatctgttttaaataaaaatcaagagacATCTAAGCAGTATGAACAGAAAATTGTCAT AGAGAATGCATGGAAACCAGCTGACATATTCAGTACCCTGGGGGAAAGAGAACGTGATAGAAGTTTGTTGGAAGCAAAAAAAGCCCAGTGGAGGAAAGAGCTTG ATGAACAGGTtgctttaaagaagaaagaaaaagaagcttcTGAAAAATGGAACAATCCTTGGAAAAAATTTGAAAGTGATAAAAGAATATgggaaaaatttcaaattcttgaCCAGTCTAAG acTTGTGCTAGCTCTTCTAGCATTCTGTCACAGTCTCCTTGTCAGGTAACAGTGGTCCAGGCTGATGGGCACCCACTAATTAGAGTTGGTCAAATTTTAGAG GAAGCAGTACCACTGGAGCACTCTTTCAATGCTGTGAAACAAGAACAGCAGAGAAAATGGATCGAAGAtttgaacaaacaaacagaggaTGATCggcaaagaaaaacagaggaaaaaattacATCTTCAAAG GGTGAGGAACATGACAGATGGACAATGCATTTTTGTTCATTAAAGAACTATCCTGCTTCTCAGTCTCAACTCTCCTCTCGGTCAACATACAACCAACCAGAGTACTTCTGTGTCTCTCCGGAGACTCAGGAACTGGCTGATATCAACAGTGTTTATACACCTATGAGTGGAAGCCACGTTGAACCTTCAGAGGAGGAACATATAGCAAAACCCCTTAGAGATACAACTATGGCAAACAGTCAGAAAACGAA TTTTCTCCGTTCTATGACTGCTCTCTTGGACCCAGCTCAGATTGAAGAACGTGACAGGCGACGACAAAAACAGTTAGAACATCAG AAAGCTATCACTGCTCAGGTAGAGGAGAAACGCAGGAAGAAACAGCtggaagaacagcaaagaaagaaggaagaacaagaagaggaGTGTCGCTTAGCACGGGAGCGAGAAGAAATGCAGAAGCAGTATGAAGAAGACATacttaagcaaaaacaaaaggaa GAAATCATGGCTCTCAAGACAAATGAGCTATTCCAGACAATGCAAAGAGCACAAGAGCTAGCACAGAGACTGAAACAGGAACAGAGAATCCGAGAATTGGCTCAAAAGGGACATGACACTTCTGGATTGATTAAAAATCTTGGCG GACATGGCTTGGATGATGTCAGtgataaaatgaatatatgtatcaACTCTACAACCTCTCCCAAAAAGGACACTGCTGTGCAAACAG atgacTTAAATACAGGAATGTTCACCAATGCAGAATCATGCTGTGGATCAGTAATAGAGAGGGAAATTATAAATTGTTCATCCCCTGAGATTCCTGCAGAATTTAGTGAACAACTTCACACTAAGAAAGACAAACAGGAACTAACAAATCAGGATAAAGGAGccaacttagaaaaagaaaacagttggtATAATGATCAGTGGAATGAATTCACaaggacagagaaaacaaaaccagtgaagaaatgtccTAAAAGGCCCGACTGGAATATAAATAAGCCACTCAAAAGGTATATTCCAGCATCAGAAAAGTACCCTAAACAGCttcaaaagcagagagaagaaaaaaaagtaagaaggcAGATGGAACTGCTTAATTTGGTAGAAAGAAACAGTCCTGGacacctctctcaaaatagaggGCCTTCACCAGTTCTTCCTTCATCTCAAGAAACTGAGCCAAGGTTCAGGTGGCATCTAATCAAAAAG GAAGAAGATCCTCTGAAAATTAATTCTTTCAGCAAGGAAAG gtctccatcaccaccaccagtTCCAGTGGTGAAAAACAGAACACAACAGACTCAGACACTAAACAGTAATTatgaaagagagaatctgatCTTAGAAGGCAGTCAAACAGAAACATCACCTGGGGTTTCTGAACCATCCCATTTTATCCCCTATGTCCGAACCAATGAGATCTATTACCTTGATCCAGATGCACCACTGTCTAGGCCTTTAACCCAGGATCTTCAGTACCAAAATCCACATG ACTGTGACCAAGAACAAGGACAGCTACTTGACTTTGGTGTCAGGGACCCACTTCTTAATCCTAACTTGTTGAAAAACAGGGATCGACAACAAGCAATCCTTAAGGGACTATCAGAACTGAGACAG GGCCTTCTCCAGAAGCAAAGGGAGTTGGAAACTAATCTCATGCCTTTAGCTGCAAATCAAGAAGAGAATTTTAATTCTTcgttttaa